Proteins from a single region of Salvelinus sp. IW2-2015 unplaced genomic scaffold, ASM291031v2 Un_scaffold2392, whole genome shotgun sequence:
- the LOC139025227 gene encoding uncharacterized protein, which yields MQPVPTGSPVPYMQPSPYMQPRSPTCSPVPPCSPVPYMQPSPLHAAQSLHAASPYMQPSPTCSQPTLQPVPYMQPSPLHAAQSPTCTQSPHAAQSPTCSPVPYMQPSPLHAAQSPTCSPVPHAAQSLHAASPLHAAQSLHAASPTCSPVPTCSTSATVSTVPYMQHSPLHAAQSPTCSPVPYMQPSPLHAAHPLHAAQSPTCSPVPYMQPSPLHAAQSPTCKTQSLHAAQSLHAAQPYMQPSPLHAAQSLQPSPLHAAQSLHAAQSPTCSQSPHAASPLHAAQFPTCSPVPYMQPSPLHASPVPTCSPVPYMQPSPNCSPVPYMQPSPLHAAQSLHAAQSPTMQPSPLHAAQSLHAASPLHAAQSPTAAHPYMQPSPYMQPSPHAAVPYMQPSPLHAAQSLHAAQSPTCSPVPDMQPSPYMQHVPTAASPLHAAHPYMQPSPYMQPSPYMQPTQSLHAAQSPTCSPVPYMQPSPLMQPSPTCSPVPYMQPSPLHAAQSLHAASPYMQPRPLHAAQSPTCSPVPYMQPSPLHEHSPLHAAQSLLQPSPYMQPSPYMQPVPYMQPSPYMQPAHMQPSLHAAQSLHAPSQSHMQPSHNGAQSLFKP from the exons ATGCAGCCAGTCCCTACAGGCAGCCCAGTcccctacatgcagcccagtccctacatgcagcccaggtcccctacatgcagcccagtccctccatgcagcccagtcccctacatgcagcccagtcccctacatgcagcccagtccctaCATGCAGCCAGTCCCTACATGCAGCCCAGCCCTACATGCAGCCAGCCTACATTGCAGCCCGTcccctacatgcagcccagtcccctacatgcagcccagtccccTACATGCACCCAGTCCCCACATGCAGCCCAGTcccctacatgcagcccagtcccctacatgcagcccagtcccctacatgcagcccagtcccctacatgcagcccagtcccacatgcagcccagtccctaCATGCAGCCAGTcccctacatgcagcccagtccctaCATGCAGCCAGTcctacatgcagcccagtccctaCATGCAGCACATCCGCCACAGTCAGCACAGTCCCCTACATGCAGCACAGTCCCCTACATGCAGCACAGTcccctacatgcagcccagtcccctacatgcagcccagtcccctacatgcagcccatcccctacatgcagcccagtcccctacatgcagcccagtcccctacatgcagcccagtcccctacatgcagcccagtccccTACATGCAAGACCCAGTccctacatgcagcccagtccctacatgcagcccagccctacatgcagcccagtcccctacatgcagcccagtccctgcagcccagtcccctacatgcagcccagtccctacatgcagcccagtccccTACATGCAGCCAGTCCCCACATGCAGCCAGTcccctacatgcagcccagttccctacatgcagcccagtcccctacatgcagcccagtccccTACATGCCAGCCCAGTccctacatgcagcccagtccccTACATGCAGCCCAGCCCTAACTGCAGCCCAGTcccctacatgcagcccagtcccctacatgcagcccagtccctacatgcagcccagtcccctacaatgcagcccagtcccctacatgcagcccagtccctaCATGCAGCCAGTcccctacatgcagcccagtccccTACTGCAGCCCATccctacatgcagcccagtccctaCATGCAGCCCAGCCCACATGCAGCCGTcccctacatgcagcccagtcccctacatgcagcccagtccctacatgcagcccagtcccctacatgcagcccagtccccgacatgcagcccagtccctaCATGCAGCACGTCCCTACAGCAGCCAGTCCCCTACATGCAGCCCATccctacatgcagcccagtccctacatgcagcccagtccctacatgcagccca cccagtccctacatgcagcccagtcccctacatgcagcccagtcccctacatgcagcccagtccccTAATGCAGCCCAGccctacatgcagcccagtcccctacatgcagcccagtcccctacatgcagcccagtccctaCATGCAGCCAGTCCCTACATGCAGCCCAGGcccctacatgcagcccagtcccctacatgcagcccagtcccctacatgcagcccagtccccTACATGAGCACAGTcccctacatgcagcccagtccctactgcagcccagtccctacatgcagcccagtccctaCATGCAGCCAGTcccctacatgcagcccagtccctaCATGCAGCCAGCCCACATGCAGCCGTccctacatgcagcccagtccctaCATGCACCTAGCCAGTCCCACATGCAGCCCAGTCATAATGGAGCCCAGTCCCTATTTAAACCCtga